In Desulfofundulus kuznetsovii DSM 6115, the following are encoded in one genomic region:
- a CDS encoding radical SAM protein, translating into MRDPACEEITREHPCYNKAAARWFGRVHLPVAPDCNIKCRYCTRLYDCANENRPGVTSRLMTPGEALEYVKRVVERDGRIRVVGVAGPGEPLANKATMYTLRLVHHRFPELIKCISTNGLLLAEKLPGLREAGVRAVTVTVNAVSPAVGGRIYDCVSHRGRVYKGTAGAELLWRAQHAGIRLARELGMVVKVNSVLIPGVNDHHLEEVARAVKAAGAHIMNIIPLIPQGKFAGLLPPPPERINLLRQKLSPIIEQVTHCRRCRADAVGMLS; encoded by the coding sequence ATGAGAGATCCAGCCTGTGAGGAAATAACCAGGGAACATCCCTGCTATAATAAAGCCGCCGCCAGGTGGTTCGGGCGCGTACACCTGCCGGTGGCGCCGGACTGCAACATAAAGTGTCGTTATTGTACCCGGCTCTATGATTGCGCCAATGAAAACCGCCCCGGCGTGACCAGCCGCCTGATGACCCCGGGGGAAGCCCTGGAGTACGTGAAACGGGTAGTGGAAAGGGACGGGCGCATCCGGGTGGTAGGCGTTGCGGGTCCCGGGGAGCCCCTGGCCAATAAAGCCACTATGTATACCTTGCGGCTGGTGCATCACCGTTTTCCGGAGCTGATCAAATGTATCAGTACCAACGGCCTGCTGCTGGCTGAAAAGCTGCCGGGGTTGCGGGAAGCGGGGGTGCGGGCGGTGACGGTGACGGTGAACGCTGTTTCACCGGCGGTGGGCGGCCGGATTTACGATTGCGTATCTCACCGGGGGCGGGTATACAAGGGGACTGCCGGGGCGGAACTGCTGTGGCGGGCCCAGCATGCGGGCATCCGCCTGGCCCGGGAACTGGGCATGGTCGTTAAAGTAAACAGCGTGCTTATACCCGGAGTCAATGACCATCACCTGGAAGAGGTGGCCCGGGCGGTGAAGGCGGCCGGGGCGCATATCATGAACATTATCCCCCTGATTCCCCAGGGGAAATTTGCCGGCCTGCTTCCACCGCCGCCGGAGCGGATCAACCTGTTGCGTCAAAAGCTGTCTCCCATTATTGAGCAGGTGACCCACTGCCGGCGCTGCCGGGCAGATGCGGTGGGGATGCTGTCATGA
- a CDS encoding nitrogenase component 1 produces the protein MKISIDVIPERAGHLEVVEIPACDRRTLPGVVSQRACLLYGARWMLAAIRDAVHLIHGPVGCAYYSGTVRKKNYTVFSTALGEKEIVFGAGQKLEDAIREAVSLRPRSSAVLVYTTCAVGLIGEDVEAICKRASASLGLPVVPVNCPGFGGVSQGKGHDVAAAALLEHFIGRGPAGPPLENSVNILGEFDVQGDLKEIEQLLQRLGLNIICAVSGRATVENMARAHRAGLNIVHCGRTGRWLAREMEERFGIPWRKVSFFGLAETAAALQAIAAFFNRPGEAAWVEKEAEAARQRALPYLRRLAGRRVALFFGASRMGSMARAFGELGMEVVLCGSQFGCQEDYTESRRCLGRGTPMIDDAHQRELEEFLHRCRPDLLVGGTRERFMAHKMGIPFLVFPQETSPYAGFNGFVNLAREVAALVGAPVWRLGNSGFMREEGEEMVARHVRYMERGINENERSSL, from the coding sequence ATGAAAATATCCATTGATGTAATACCTGAACGGGCCGGGCACCTGGAAGTGGTGGAGATACCCGCATGTGACCGGCGTACCCTCCCCGGGGTAGTTTCCCAGCGGGCCTGCCTGCTTTACGGAGCCCGCTGGATGCTGGCAGCCATCAGGGACGCGGTTCACCTTATCCACGGGCCGGTGGGTTGTGCTTACTACAGCGGGACGGTGCGTAAAAAGAACTACACGGTGTTTTCCACCGCCCTGGGTGAAAAGGAGATTGTCTTTGGTGCCGGGCAAAAACTGGAAGATGCCATCAGGGAAGCAGTAAGTTTGCGTCCCCGGTCTTCTGCCGTGCTGGTTTACACTACCTGCGCGGTAGGACTGATCGGTGAGGACGTGGAGGCAATCTGCAAACGGGCATCGGCCTCCCTGGGCCTGCCGGTGGTGCCGGTCAACTGTCCCGGTTTCGGCGGGGTGAGCCAGGGTAAAGGGCACGATGTCGCCGCGGCAGCCCTGCTCGAGCATTTTATCGGGCGTGGTCCGGCCGGGCCGCCCCTGGAGAACAGTGTAAACATACTTGGTGAGTTTGACGTTCAGGGGGATTTGAAGGAAATTGAGCAGTTGTTGCAGCGTCTCGGTTTAAATATTATCTGTGCCGTGTCCGGCCGGGCAACGGTAGAAAATATGGCCCGGGCTCACCGGGCCGGGCTCAATATCGTGCACTGCGGGCGTACCGGGCGCTGGCTGGCCCGGGAGATGGAGGAGCGCTTCGGCATTCCCTGGCGGAAGGTTTCCTTTTTTGGTTTGGCCGAAACTGCGGCGGCGCTGCAGGCCATTGCTGCTTTCTTTAACCGCCCGGGGGAGGCGGCGTGGGTGGAAAAGGAGGCGGAGGCCGCCAGGCAGAGGGCGCTTCCTTACCTGAGACGCCTGGCAGGCAGGCGGGTGGCCCTTTTCTTTGGTGCTTCACGCATGGGTTCCATGGCCAGGGCCTTTGGCGAACTGGGCATGGAGGTGGTTTTGTGCGGCTCCCAGTTCGGCTGTCAGGAAGATTATACCGAGTCCCGCCGCTGCCTGGGCCGGGGAACGCCGATGATTGATGACGCCCACCAGCGAGAGTTGGAGGAATTTTTACACCGGTGCCGACCGGACCTGCTGGTGGGGGGCACCAGGGAAAGGTTCATGGCCCATAAGATGGGCATACCCTTCCTGGTCTTTCCCCAGGAAACAAGCCCTTACGCCGGCTTCAACGGTTTTGTGAACCTGGCCCGGGAAGTGGCGGCCCTGGTGGGAGCCCCGGTGTGGCGGCTGGGTAACAGCGGGTTCATGCGTGAGGAAGGCGAAGAAATGGTGGCCAGACACGTGCGGTATATGGAGAGGGGGATAAACGAGAATGAGAGATCCAGCCTGTGA
- a CDS encoding nitrogenase component 1 has product MQLKEIPVTGIPYDQIKIEKVPAAPEYCERPAELIPSANRAVVINPNRTCMPLGAMWAVLGVRKAIPFVQGAQGCTTYVRYTFCRIFKEPALIATASFHEDAAVFGGRRNLVEGIRNLVVRYWPELIGVVTTCSSEIIGDDMVSFIKMARANLRKEIGPEKADRIPIVLVNTPSFAGSHVEGYDRASRAFVETLATTRGEPNGKVNIIPGLFYPGDIREIKHLLRHMGVEAIVLFDISDTLDAPLEPPMSVPYYPPGGTAVGEIRDMANSLATFALQPHAGQAGARYLERKYGVRAVVGPPPVGVQGTDAFLKALREITGKPIPESLLQERGRLVDSLADTLHHTMMKKVAVMGDPDIVLGVTRFVLEMGMEPVALAGGTASKTFVHDVEAILAEAGYEGEPPLIINGGDLFEFEEYLKKQPRLDLIIGNSRAVDISRELQVPLVRVGFPIYDRFGYQKRPIVGYRGGEMLLAEIVNSMLDYQYPDDRTQQL; this is encoded by the coding sequence ATGCAGCTAAAGGAAATTCCCGTTACGGGCATACCTTACGATCAGATAAAAATCGAAAAAGTCCCGGCGGCGCCGGAGTATTGTGAGCGGCCGGCGGAGCTGATTCCCTCCGCGAACAGGGCTGTGGTGATCAATCCCAACCGCACCTGTATGCCCCTGGGAGCCATGTGGGCGGTGCTGGGAGTAAGGAAGGCGATCCCTTTTGTCCAGGGTGCCCAGGGCTGTACCACTTACGTACGGTATACGTTCTGCCGTATTTTTAAGGAACCGGCCCTTATCGCCACCGCCTCTTTCCATGAGGATGCGGCGGTTTTTGGCGGCCGGCGCAACCTGGTGGAGGGCATTCGCAACCTGGTGGTGCGTTACTGGCCGGAGCTGATTGGCGTGGTGACCACCTGTTCCAGTGAAATTATCGGCGACGATATGGTCAGCTTTATTAAAATGGCCAGGGCCAACCTGCGTAAAGAGATCGGACCTGAGAAAGCGGACCGGATCCCCATAGTGCTGGTTAACACCCCCAGCTTTGCCGGGTCCCATGTGGAAGGTTATGACCGGGCCTCCCGTGCCTTTGTGGAGACCCTGGCCACCACCAGGGGAGAACCCAACGGCAAGGTGAACATCATTCCGGGTCTATTTTACCCGGGCGACATCCGGGAAATCAAGCACCTGCTGCGCCACATGGGTGTGGAGGCGATAGTGCTCTTTGACATTTCCGATACCCTGGACGCCCCCCTGGAGCCGCCAATGTCCGTCCCCTACTATCCTCCTGGTGGCACTGCGGTGGGGGAAATCAGAGACATGGCCAATTCGCTGGCCACCTTTGCCCTGCAGCCCCACGCCGGCCAGGCCGGCGCCCGCTACCTGGAGCGCAAATACGGCGTGCGTGCCGTGGTTGGTCCACCACCGGTTGGGGTACAGGGTACCGATGCCTTTTTAAAGGCGCTGCGGGAGATAACCGGAAAACCCATCCCCGAAAGCCTCTTACAGGAAAGGGGACGGTTAGTTGATTCCCTGGCCGACACCCTGCACCACACCATGATGAAAAAGGTGGCTGTCATGGGGGATCCCGATATAGTGCTCGGTGTCACCCGCTTTGTGCTGGAAATGGGGATGGAGCCGGTGGCCCTGGCCGGTGGTACGGCCAGCAAGACCTTCGTCCACGATGTGGAGGCCATTCTGGCCGAAGCGGGCTACGAAGGCGAACCGCCGCTGATCATCAATGGCGGCGACCTGTTTGAGTTTGAGGAGTACCTGAAAAAACAACCGCGCCTGGACCTGATTATCGGTAATTCCCGGGCGGTGGACATCTCCCGTGAGCTGCAGGTACCGCTGGTGCGGGTAGGTTTCCCCATCTACGACCGCTTTGGTTATCAAAAACGTCCCATTGTGGGTTACCGGGGCGGGGAAATGCTGCTTGCGGAAATTGTAAACAGCATGCTGGATTACCAGTACCCCGATGACCGTACCCAGCAGTTGTAG